One window from the genome of Daphnia pulex isolate KAP4 chromosome 9, ASM2113471v1 encodes:
- the LOC124203355 gene encoding cytochrome b5-like: MMDTSLAETIDMSSLKSALTTGSLSQQMLSLASSTFRLAATALTRLQQQQQQEQWQTELASLAHLPEYSLQQVSWHDRPDDCWIVLNDKVYNVTKLVDGHPGGMEVMMEQAGRDATSAFRSVGHSIDAIEQVDEFLVGILPEKERMYLRSRK, encoded by the exons ATG atgGATACTTCACTAGCCGAAACCATCGACATGTCTTCATTGAAATCGGCCTTGACAACAGGGTCGTTGAGTCAACAG aTGCTCTCGTTGGCCAGCAGTACGTTCCGACTGGCCGCAACAGCGCTGACCcgcctccagcagcagcagcaacaggagCAATGGCAGACGGAATTGGCCAGTTTGGCCCACCTGCCGGAATATTCGCTGCAACAGGTTTCCTGGCACGACCGACCCGACGACTGCTGGATCGTCCTCAACGACAAAGTCTACAACGTCACCAAACTGGTCGACGGACATCCGGGCGGAATGGAAGTCATGATGGAACAGGCCGGACGCGACGCCACTTCCGCCTTCCGCTCCGTCGGCCACTCCATCGACGCCATCGAACAGGTCGACGAATTCCTGGTCGGAATCTTGCCAGAAAAGGAGCGCATGTACCTGCGATCCCGCAAAtga
- the LOC124202671 gene encoding cytochrome b5-like isoform X2, which translates to MMETTGAEIDMASLKSALTTSSLSQQMLSLASSTFRLAATALTRLQQQQQQEQWQTELASLAHLPEYSLQQVSWHDRPDDCWIVLNDKVYNVTKLVDGHPGGMEVMMEQAGRDATSAFRSVGHSIDAIEQVDEFLVGILPEKERMYLRSRK; encoded by the exons ATG ATGGAAACGACTGGTGCCGAAATCGACATGGCCTCGCTGAAATCTGCCTTGACGACCAGTTCACTGAGTCAACAG ATGCTCTCGTTGGCCAGCAGTACGTTCCGACTGGCCGCAACAGCGCTGACCcgcctccagcagcagcagcaacaggagCAATGGCAGACGGAATTGGCCAGTTTGGCCCACCTGCCGGAATATTCGCTGCAACAGGTTTCGTGGCACGACCGACCCGACGACTGCTGGATCGTCCTCAACGACAAAGTTTACAACGTCACCAAACTGGTCGACGGACATCCGGGCGGAATGGAAGTCATGATGGAACAGGCCGGACGCGACGCCACTTCCGCCTTCCGCTCCGTCGGCCACTCCATCGACGCCATCGAGCAGGTCGACGAATTCCTGGTCGGAATCTTGCCCGAAAAGGAGCGGATGTACCTGCGCTCCCGTAAATGA
- the LOC124202669 gene encoding hepatitis A virus cellular receptor 1-like — MAVLLALMAAIAVASVCQAAPVSDPHHSLYRNAASGPLNNNHQSQFDVNLPGFLRVSGQHNYPYGYHPAQAIVPFQPQQQQQQRWLPSRFPTFGGFNPATAIPPLCLPCSNTSWPFFGNQRNSRQNRLLFPSFSLNAAGSPTNNQGSSSATDWMNWWTNPLGFLFPQNPVPQLPTLPFWTTIFCCNSTTNNSTRPATTTTTPATTAIPLTTATPSTTTVVPPTTTAVPPTTTAVPPTTTLVPPTTTAVPPTTTVVPPTTTVAPPTTTVAPPTTTVAPPTTTVAPPTTTVAPPTTTVAPPTTTVAPPTTTVAPPSTTPPPERSLESGTNSESLPTDTIPLSGIKLLMNLFPPSYISFLRR, encoded by the exons ATGGCAGTTCTCCTCGCA TTAATGGCGGCGATTGCCGTAGCGTCAGTATGTCAAGCGGCTCCGGTCTCAGATCCTCACCATAGCTTGTATCGGAATGCGGCTTCCGGCCCTCTGAACAACAACCACCAGAGCCAGTTTGATGTCAACTTGCCGGGATTTCTGAGAGTGAGCGGACAACACAACTACCCGTACGGTTATCATCCGGCCCAAGCGATTGTCCCATTCCagccgcaacaacagcaacagcagcgttGGTTGCCTTCCAGATTCCCTACTTTTGGCGGATTCAATCCAGCAACGGCGATTCCGCCACTTTGTTTGCCTTGTTCCAACACGAGCTGGCCATTTTTCGGCAACCAGCGTAACTCTCGTCAGAATCGTTtgctttttccttccttcagCTTGAACGCTGCTGGATCACCTACCAACAACCAAGGATCGTCTTCAGCCACGGACTGGATGAATTGGTGGACCAACCCTCTGGGCTTCTTATTCCCGCAGAACCCAGTCCCACAATTGCCAACGCTTCCTTTTTGGACCACCATTTTCTGCTGTAATTCAACTACCAACAACAGCACCCGCCCGGCAACAACTACAACCACACCTGCGACAACAGCAATTCCATTAACAACTGCAACCCCTTCTACAACTACTGTAGTTCCACCTACAACTACCGCAGTTCCGCCAACAACTACTGCAGtcccaccaacaacaactttgGTTCCTCCTACAACTACTGCAGTCccgccaacaacaaccgtagttcccccaacaacaaccgtAGCTCCGCCAACAACTACTGTAGCCCCGCCAACAACAACTGTAGCCccgccaacaacaaccgtagctccgccaacaacaaccgtaGCCCCGCCAACAACTACTGTAGCCCCGCCAACAACAACTGTAGCCCCGCCAACAACAACTGTAGCTCCCCCTTCAACAACACCTCCACCGGAAAGGTCTTTAGAGTCCGGCACCAACAGCGAGTCCCTCCCAACGGATACGATTCCGCTTTCCGGAATCAAACTCTTGATGAATCTTTTCCCTCCTAGTTACATCAGTTTTCTCCGTcgctaa
- the LOC124203352 gene encoding ATP-dependent DNA helicase Q4-like translates to MEKFDDLLVDSKRTINKWEHEFQKTNGRKPSKEDFKIAPCEVTEAYKVYYKIKKKQELVKNEASPESQANNSMRSQNDEDVPIKEVPIKDPEMDPGPSIWGEHLNKHKLDQEIAKPKIASSGTNSPTYSKLTEKLMKGAKINIRTSLTRKLVSKSISSPVIKFNDSQLNSSQLSEACDSEHNSSLFPSPEEDRPFPVIHGKRDENQPGPVNGEAKREEPPELIKGFNKPKIVQHQVIHKQPFSLTMARQRIASRQVDLQWLDDCLVEGGCTVPSKPEVVEDQDVIYSTDDEAPKPKKSPTTSSKAPQSTVNQVTPPPTVKKRKFEPDQVPECSQKKPRIDPSPEEDNAQENTLDPMKQNSSNSPETKPVKRAAKLNATDAAKQERLVSKMASGTANQNYVRINLKKKVFVRGKKTQTGGSYKRQQWKQRQNGGSGGGGGGKGNYTGGGGGGGGKDKYKMASKCRRCGEIGHWAKSCMSDKLLSMEELKEQGDEENLEFPTLEEAMEKAEEGTSKQKKKIEPLSKEGEEDLQLVELPKINQVEPYCSPGDPVPPIVMETLKKFGHSSFRPGQEEVVMRILSGKSTLVVQSTGAGKSLCYQLPAVIYAQRSPCVTIVVSPLVSLMEDQVSNLPSFVKGICLHSGQSEGFRQKNLQLLQSGAIQILLLSAEAVTSTGPFGLITLLRTCLPPIAFVCVDEAHCVSQWSHNFRPSYLRICKVLRDKMNIQTILGLTATAPKSTLRSIADNLGVDNENGVIRGVLLPSNLYLSVSRDKDRDAALIQLLEGSRFANFDAIIIYCIRREECERLATLLRTYLKDPVKDLESKGGGRRRGISWSAEAYHAGLTAARRSSVQKQFMTGKMKIVVATVAFGMGINKSDIRAIIHYNAPKNFENYVQEIGRAGRDGLPAHCHVFLNSEGRDLQELKRFIYANSTDRHVLRKLMRKILPEPCDCRKEDGSGECKGHEVAMVIESTIQELDMPEENIATLLCHLESHPSRWVLEVGSKVYATCTVRCYGGLLQLKMAARECPALGAALALQKADTTAVRTFAVVDVARRIGWESGAVKRQLKSLEWDRSAVAIGGKPRRSGILVEFSDLAFHLHVRGDLSEAEQDAALEFIHQRCMNREATEIQQLQRIHQALLSISHSQSISCCETVDETKSDKLRSFIKDYFEEEAGACQPVEEVVLCPDNQEQFIRATIRSLILNYRDQTFTARSIARILHGISSPCYPAEIWGKARQHWRAQLHQDFNLLVRMGAQELLALK, encoded by the exons atggaaaaatttgatgatTTACTTGTTGATAGCAAAAGGACAATCAACAAGTGGGAACACGAATTTCAGAAAACAAATGGAAGGAAACCGTCAAAG GAGGATTTCAAAATTGCCCCTTGTGAAGTGACAGAAGCCTACAAAGTCtattacaaaatcaaaaagaaacaagagctAGTCAAGAATGAAGCATCTCCTGAATCACAAGCCAATAACTCAATGCGTTCCCAGAATGATGAGGATGTGCCCATAAAGGAAGTACCTATTAAGGACCCAGAGATGGATCCTGGACCTTCAATTTGGGGAGAGCACTTAAACAAACATAAACTTGATCAAGAGATAGCCAAACCAAAAATTGCTTCCTCGGGGACCAATTCTCCTACGTATTCCAAGCTGACTGAAAAGCTGATGAAAGGTGCCAAGATCAATATTAGGACTAGCCTCACTCGCAAACTTGTCAGCAAATCCATCAGCTCTCCAGTAATCAAATTTAACGATAGCCAGCTCAACAGCAGTCAGTTGAGTGAAGCCTGTGATAGTGAACACAATAGCAGTTTATTTCCCAGTCCTGAAGAGGATCGACCGTTTCCCGTGATTCACGGCAAGAGAGACGAGAATCAACCCGGTCCCGTGAATGGTGAAGCAAAGAGGGAAGAGCCTCCTGAATTGATTAAAGGTTTTAATAAACCTAAAATCGTTCAGCACCAAGTCATCCACAAGCAACCGTTCAGCTTGACTATGGCACGCCAACGAATCGCCAGCAGACAAGTGGATCTCCAATGGCTAGATGATTGCTTAGTGGAAGGCGGATGCACCGTCCCGAGTAAACCGGAAGTCGTCGAAGACCAGGATGTCATTTATTCCACAGACGATGAAGCTCCTAAACCCAAAAAATCCCCTACCACCTCGTCGAAAGCCCCACAATCTACCGTCAATCAAGTAACTCCTCCACCGACCGTCAAAAAACGTAAATTCGAGCCCGACCAAGTTCCTGAATGCAGCCAAAAGAAACCCAGGATAGATCCATCGCCCGAAGAAGATAATGCCCAGGAAAACACGCTCGatccaatgaaacaaaacagttCAAATTCTCCTGAAACTAAACCTGTGAAACGTGCAGCTAAATTGAACGCAACAGACGCAGCCAAACAGGAAAGACTCGTCAG TAAAATGGCGTCGGGTACGGCCAACCAAAATTACGTGCGAATCAACCTGAAGAAGAAAGTGTTTGTCCGCGGGAAGAAAACCCAAACGGGAGGATCGTACAAGCGACAGCAATGGAAACAAAGGCAGAACGGTGGATcaggtggtggcggtggtggaaaaggaaattacacaggtggtggtggtggcggtggagGGAAAGACAAGTACAAAATGGCCTCGAAATGTCGTCGATGCGGAGAAATTGGTCACTGGGCCAAATCCTGCATGAGCGATAAACTCTTGTCCATGGAAGAATTGAAGGAGCAAGGAGACGAGGAAAACCTCGAATTCCCAACGCTGGAAGAAGCCATGGAAAAAGCGGAAGAAGGAACtagcaaacagaaaaagaagattgaaCCGCTCAGTAAGGAAGGGGAAGAAGATTTGCAATTGGTGGAACTGCCTAAAATCAATCAAGTCGAACCGTATTGCTCCCCCGGCGATCCTGTTCCGCCGATCGTCATGGAAACGCTGAAAAAATTCGGTCACTCCAGCTTCCGTCCAGGCCAGGAAGAAGTTGTGATGCGGATTCTTTCCGGAAAGTCAACTTTGGTTGTACAGAGCACCGGTGCGGGTAAGAGTTTGTGTTATCAGCTGCCAGCCGTGATCTACGCCCAGCGTTCACCTTGTGTCACCATCGTCGTCTCGCCATTGGTTTCGCTGATGGAAGATCAAGTGTCAAACCTTCCGTCTTTCGTCAAGGGCATTTGTCTCCACTCTGGCCAATCGGAAGGGTTCAGGCAGAAAAATCTCCAACTTTTACAGTCAGGTGCAATTCAAATTCTCCTCCTGTCAGCCGAGGCGGTCACCTCCACCGGTCCGTTCGGATTAATTACACTCTTGCGCACCTGCCTACCACCTATCGCTTTTGTTTGCGTCGACGAAGCTCATTGCGTATCGCAATGGTCGCACAATTTCCGTCCGTCTTATCTCCGAATCTGCAAG GTTCTCAGAGATAAAATGAATATCCAAACTATTTTAGGACTTACAGCCACGGCTCCCAAGTCTACTCTGAGGAGTATCGCCGACAATCTGGGCGTTGACAACGAGAACGGAGTGATCCGGGGTGTGTTGCTGCCAAGCAATCTTTATTTGTCAGTTTCACGTGATAAGGATCGTGACGCAGCTCTGATCCAACTCCTGGAAGGCAGTCGCTTCGCCAACTTTGACGCCATCATTATTTACTGTATCAGACGGGAGGAATGCGAGCGGCTGGCCACTCTACTCCGAACCTATTTGAAAGATCCTGTCAAGGATTTGGAGAGCAAAGGAGGCGGTCGTCGTCGAGGCATATCCTGGAGCGCTGAAGCCTATCACGCAGGATTGACAGCAGCTCGACGAAGTTCTGTGCAGAAACAATTCATGACGGGCAAGATGAAAATAGTCGTGGCCACCGTAGCCTTTGGAATGGGTATCAACAAGTCCGACATCCGGGCCATCATCCACTACAACGCTccgaaaaatttcgaaaattaCGTCCAGGAAATCGGTCGAGCTGGACGTGATGGTTTACCTGCTCACTGCCACGTTTTCCTCAACTCGGAG GGAAGAGATTTACAAGAATTGAAGAGATTCATTTACGCCAATTCCACTGATCGTCACgttttaagaaaattgatgAGAAAGATTTTACCGGAACCTTGCGATTGCCGGAAAGAAGACGGTTCCGGCGAATGCAAAGGTCACGAAGTGGCCATGGTTATTGAGTCGACCATTCAAGAGCTGGATATGCCGGAAGAGAATATTGCGACGCTACTCTGCCACTTGGAATCTCACCCGTCTCGCTGGGTCCTTGAAGTGGGTTCAAAAGTTTACGCTACGTGCACTGTCCGGTGCTACGGAGGACTCCTCCAGCTGAAAATGGCCGCCAGAGAGTGTCCGGCTCTAGGTGCAGCCCTTGCCCTACAGAAAGCGGATACGACAGCCGTCCGGACCTTCGCCGTTGTCGACGTTGCCCGCCGAATAGGATGGGAAAGCGGCGCTGTCAAACGTCAGTTGAAATCACTGGAATGGGATCGTTCGGCCGTCGCCATCGGTGGTAAACCGAGACGTTCGGGCATCTTGGTGGAGTTTAGCGACCTGGCGTTCCACCTGCACGTCCGCGGAGATCTTTCAGAGGCTGAGCAAGATGCCGCTTTAGAGTTCATCCATCAGCGCTGCATGAATCGCGAGGCCACTGAAATTCAGCAGCTCCAGCGCATCCATCAAGCGTTGCTCAGTATTTCTCACTCCCAATCAATTTCCTGCTGTGAGACGGTGGACGAGACCAAGAGCGACAAATTGCGGAGTTTCATCAAAGATTAtttcgaagaagaagctggagCTTGTCAACCTGTTGAAGAGGTCGTCCTCTGTCCGGACAATCAAGAGCAATTCATCCGGGCCACCATCCGCAGTTTGATTCTCAATTACCGTGATCAGACTTTCACCGCCCGATCTATCGCCAGGATCCTTCACGGCATCTCCAGTCCGTGTTATCCGGCAGAAATTTGGGGTAAAGCCCGTCAACATTGGCGTGCCCAGCTTCACCAAGATTTTAACCTCCTCGTCCGGATGGGCGCCCAAGAATTGCTAGCTCTAAAATGA
- the LOC124202670 gene encoding translation initiation factor IF-2-like encodes MIAIVWIGALMVSASLAYEHPMKRFQPVAVVAQQRQGYALPAQGYAIAPATDFSASAGYGDPPQSAGYGAPPASGYAAPVAYPVPVYPTAYEYPEEEEESKWTKLAGKFQKGIKGGMDNVEKGIKGGMDNMEKGIKDSMNRQKEGLKNMKEMVKSTAAMKKEKIQEFKDTIKEHMKSKKQKPVEEYDTYAPAYPAPVYYPPAPVYAAPVYSPPAYSAPAYREPSYSAPAPAPSYSAPSYPAPSLPDPSYSAPAPASSYPAAPFSSVPFPLTNPSAYSSFQSGGFSGQEGSSNFDSVPSFPAGPLPVPVPVATPSSYSAAQAVVLPVPSNFNSPTDPSNFAPGSAYGK; translated from the exons ATGATCGCG ATTGTATGGATTGGTGCCTTAATGGTGTCAGCTTCGCTGGCGTACGAACACCCGATGAAGAGATTTCAACCAGTCGCTGTAGTTGCTCAACAACGACAAGGATATGCTTTGCCGGCTCAAGGTTACGCCATCGCTCCAGCTACCGATTTTTCCGCATCTGCCGGCTACGGAGATCCACCTCAGTCGGCTGGATACGGAGCCCCACCGGCTTCCGGATACGCGGCTCCTGTCGCCTACCCCGTTCCGGTTTACCCAACTGCCTACGAATACcctgaggaagaagaag AATCTAAATGGACAAAGTTAGCCGGAAAGTTCCAGAAGGGCATCAAGGGAGGCATGGACAATGTGGAGAAAGGCATCAAGGGAGGCATGGACAACATGGAGAAAGGCATCAAGGACTCGATGAACAGGCAGAAGGAGGGCTTGAAAAACATGAAGGAGATGGTCAAGAGCACCGCTGccatgaagaaagaaaaaatccaagaaTTCAAAGACACAATTAAAGAACATATGAAGAGCAAGAAGCAGAAACCTGTTGAAGAGTACGACACTTATGCACCAGCTTACCCAGCACCAGTTTACTATCCACCTGCTCCTGTCTACGCAGCTCCAGTGTATTCACCACCAGCTTATTCTGCTCCAGCCTATCGGGAGCCTTCTTACTCAGCACCTGCTCCAGCACCTTCTTACTCAGCACCTTCTTACCCGGCACCATCTCTCCCTGATCCAAGTTATTCTGCACCAGCACCAGCTTCCTCGTACCCAGCTGCCCCATTTTCTTCAGTGCCATTCCCGTTGACCAACCCATCTGCATACAGCTCATTCCAATCAGGTGGATTTTCAGGACAAGAAGGGTCCAGCAATTTTGATTCAGTTCCATCTTTCCCCGCTGGTCCTTTGCCCGTGCCTGTACCGGTGGCCACTCCATCGTCCTACAGTGCAGCCCAGGCGGTCGTGCTTCCAGTACCTTCCAATTTCAACAGCCCAACAGATCCATCTAATTTCGCCCCAGGATCTGCCTACGGAAAGTAA
- the LOC124202671 gene encoding uncharacterized protein LOC124202671 isoform X1 has protein sequence MTFMFRRTISFSLQNKLTTKMSLCESNDNQNSKRSHVKDTCCLITVSFLLAILPTGVSLLLAQLVPKNPATIALFNTLHFLSPGFNSAGWLPFIVSLVPLGMSYNHSKSPIPNPNALYIQILTQSSPLDSFRQMQQKLLAIKGYVMLKIYLAIPADLYEACMGKTYRQLILETNYLTGNVLNENVRCNELDVDREIALLVGCGSAKEFSRECETFQNKFTFTYKKNMNLIIPIVKWLLVVIWITSVTDLSDALATDIPLDRILSLWLAIFFFYVGRSFADIYGQEEYFFEIIEKNVSVKEFYKMKDEELDLTLANLANRLVFY, from the coding sequence ATGACTTTCATGTTCCGACGTACTATCTCTTTCTCACTGCAGAACAAATTAACTACAAAAATGTCTCTGTGTGAATCAAACGACAACCAGAACAGTAAAAGATCGCATGTCAAAGACACATGTTGTCTTATAACCGTTTCCTTCTTGCTGGCCATCCTACCAACTGGCGTCAGCCTGCTACTCGCACAACTTGTACCAAAGAATCCTGCTACCATAGCACTGTTTAACACTCTCCACTTTTTGAGTCCAGGCTTTAATTCGGCAGGCTGGCTGCCTTTTATAGTCTCACTTGTGCCTTTGGGGATGTCGTACAACCACTCGAAATCCCCGATCCCAAACCCGAATGCACTATACATCCAAATTTTAACACAAAGTTCCCCATTGGATTCGTTCCGACAAATGCAGCAAAAGCTGCTCGCCATAAAAGGTTATGTCATGTTGAAGATTTATTTGGCAATTCCAGCCGATCTGTACGAGGCCTGTATGGGCAAAACCTACCGACAGCTTATCTTGGAAACGAATTATTTGACTGGAAATGTATTGAATGAAAATGTCAGATGTAACGAGCTTGATGTCGATCGTGAAATTGCACTTTTGGTGGGTTGTGGTTCCGCAAAGGAATTCTCTCGCGAATGCGAAACattccaaaacaaatttacatttacctacaaaaaaaatatgaacttGATCATTCCCATAGTCAAGTGGCTTCTAGTTGTGATCTGGATCACATCAGTCACTGATTTATCTGATGCTTTGGCAACCGACATTCCTTTAGATAGGATACTCTCCTTATGGctcgccatttttttcttctacgtGGGCAGATCATTCGCCGACATTTACGGGCAAGAGGAATactttttcgaaatcattgaaaaaaatgtgagCGTCAAGGAATTTTATAAGATGAAAGACGAAGAACTGGATTTAACTCTGGCCAATCTGGCCAATCGCTTGGTATTTTACTAG
- the LOC124203353 gene encoding uncharacterized protein LOC124203353 — MDEKPGDWDWEDGISRGFQQMVQIQDKETGECWTVAKETDCMGACGESKAMCSRIKQSVSGWKIPKEYSLLGSSSSFKAEGVQPVFTTVDSDVQMNSSWTCENDDSSDQTAIIATFPSPGKLPAFCRKRRCSVSAAAAAAKIDSSAKPTKNPVGNSAIERFLEGRERLLFVGRLLFAFLVLLSPGYFFPLLFFIRTYCHFWKHNASVDQEEEVFERTHSGPFSFFHAKAFLKYSCRLCREKIKTEKMFRIHSKIGSSSSFNKTAAFSEPEVQDYSDDCPHNHFY, encoded by the exons ATGGATGAAAAACCAGGTGATTGGGACTGGGAAGATGGGATATCTAGAGGATTTCAGCAAATGGTCCAGATCCAAGACAAGGAAACGGGAGAGTGCTGGACGGTGGCTAAGGAAACAGACTGCATGGGAGCCTGTGGTGAATCCAAGGCTATGTGCAGCAGAATAAAACAAAGCGTCAGCGGTTGGAAGATTCCAAAGGAATACTCGTTGCTCGGCAGCAGTTCATCTTTCAAAGCCGAAGGTGTCCAACCAGTATTTACCACA GTGGATTCTGACGTACAGATGAATAGCAGCTGGACTTGTGAAAACGATGATTCATCTGATCAAACTGCCATCATAGCCACATTCCCCTCGCCAGGTAAGTTACCTGCTTTCTGCCGTAAACGGCGTTGTTCCgtcagtgctgctgctgctgctgccaaaatCGATTCATCCGCCAAACCGACCAAGAATCCTGTGGGAAACAGTGCAATTGAGCGCTTTCTGGAGGGGCGGGAGAGGTTATTGTTTGTCGGGCGCCTACTCTTCGCTTTCCTTGTGCTCCTCAGCCCGGGCTACTTCTTCCCCCTGCTCTTCTTCATCCGTACCTACTGCCACTTCTGGAAGCACAACGCCTCCGtcgaccaagaagaagaagtgtttGAAAGAACCCACAG TGGGCCCTTCAGCTTCTTTCACGCCAAGGCCTTTCTAAAGTACAGCTGCCGCCTGTGCAGAGAAAAGATTAAAACGGAGAAAATGTTCCGCATTCATTCGAAAATCGGATCCAGTAGCTCATTTAATAAAACTGCTGCCTTCTCAGAGCCCGAAGTTCAGGATTACAGTGATGATTGCCCGCACAACCATTTCTATTAA